A region of the Drosophila subpulchrella strain 33 F10 #4 breed RU33 chromosome 3L, RU_Dsub_v1.1 Primary Assembly, whole genome shotgun sequence genome:
ACCCTAGAATTTTACAAGGTGAGTGGGGGTTTTGAGGGGATTACGTGCATCTACGTAATGGATAAAAGACTACTTTAAATTCCAGAAAAGAAAGATTTTCAAGAACCGAGTAGGAATTATTTGATATTATAGTTTTTGGGGGAAACCTATGAACCAGGATCAAAGCTTTCGGAAAAAGATATGATATATTATGTGATTTTTTGTGGTAATTGGGGATCTTCATATGGACTCCCCTctgttacaattttttttcaatattattttgCTGTATTATTGTAGAACAGAAATTGTTGataataggtattgattagaaTGTGTAAAAATAACAGCATGCCTAAAATCACTTCTTAGCTTGAACTTAGAAAGACGTCCGATTTAATGTGAAACCATTTCCTTATCAGACCATGTTCAAGGATACTTTATTAGTTAAAGATTTTATCATAAGATCATATTTAATGTTAGCCCCAATCCGACTATGAATTTacagaaccattttttaactAGTCAAAGATCCTTAAATATTGAATGTTTCATAGTAGATTTCAATTTAAGAAAACCCATGAATTCAAGTAACTCAAAGTAAAATCCCGTCTCAAAACCCTTGCAGAATCTCAAGAAGCAGCGATACCGCTTCAAGATTGTCATCAACGAACTGGAGCTGTCGAGTGCCGCCGCCCAACCGCCGCTGGAATACCAGGCCGCCCTGCTGGCCTTCATCAACTGCGTCATCATTTCGGCGGCCACTTTACAGGAGCGGATTCGCATTCGCAACGAATTTATAGGTGAGAGCGATTCCCACCATCTAATAtccaaaaagaaaagaaaaaaattatcaATTCGCAACAGTGGAGATAAACCCGCAAAAGTCAACGGGTCGTTCCCCTGCGATTGTTTGTGCCATTGGTGCTGTCTTCGATTTCATTGATTTGATTGATTTGCCCGCTGATCCAGTGCCCTTGACCGTATGTGCCCGACTGTCTGTTTGGCCAATATATACATacaatacatatatatatatatatattgtttgcATGTCGCAGAGACTCAGGTCCCTGGCTTTCATATTGCAGGCAGCCACACCAGCGACCCTCGGGGGCAGCTCGTTGACTTGAGGTTAGCTAATGATGGGTTCGAAGAGACCAAAATGCCAAATTGCAAATCGCCTTTGTCGAGCCGAGTAACCTTAGCACGTGCCGGCGATTTAGAGGCGCGTCTTTAAGCCAGTAATTGCTCTGCGTGCCATTTGAACTGGAGCTGGGAAAATCGGTCAAACGAACATTGTATACTTATTGCTGATTTATTAATTGTGGCGAAAATTGTCGGGTCATTGAGGACGTTCGCAAACGAAATCGTTTATTCGCTGGATAGCTGCCAGACTTTTTAAAGCTTATTTACACCTTAATGACTCGTTAAATTTCCATTATGCACATATCCATCTCATTGATCTTTGTTAATCTACTTTTGCACGTGATTATCTGTAATCTGAAGATTAACTCGATTTCATAAACCTTTTTTTGGTAGACTGTAATTTTAAGAGATTAGTACTCGTAGTTTATAAGAATACCCAAAGAacattaaaacatattttattatagtTTCAAAGTTGTTCTACAAAGGGATAACAAGATGAAACGTGACAAATTTTTAGGTGGTTGTCATAGATATCCAAAGAGTTGTACACCAAATCGTGTTTGAAGTTAGATCTTTAATATGTTTTGAACGTGCCTCAGAACCCCTTTAGATTTGTTTCTGCCTCATCTACAGATGAGTTTCAAGAGGAGAGAGTAAGCGCCCAATAAACAAAAAGTACTTAATATGTAACAAGATGTCTGTTGACAAACAAGGGACTCATTTACATCCTGTCAGTGGCAGATGCCACTCCCTCTGAAGCAGGGTTGTCCCTAGTTGTTCAAAGTTCATGAACTGCCTCCGAACTTCCCCAACCACCAACACGACCTCATCTCCCCTAGCGAACCCCTTCTAATACAGTAGAGTTTCATTAGTTCAAACTTCTTATCCATAAATGTGGGTGGTTAATTTACTATAtgtatatcatttaattttattttcaaattttaattatagaagagtttatatataaaatttatttgaatACCTTTTTCTTTATATATCCGTAAACTCAGAACGCTCCCTAAAGTTATAACAATATTTGTGATTGcgtaaaaaattaaatattcaagAATCATTCCTACAATTTTGTAGTAAGAAAAGTCCGTTTGTTATAGGCTAGCTTCACTGTACTCGCCAGTCGTCAACTCGACTTTCTGACTTTGATTGAGCGCGGTTGTGCGTGCCTGGTGGTTGTTGATTTCGATGTTTCCTTCTGCGCAGACGCAACACTGCCGAAATGTGGTGCACTGAGTGCCTGCGGCTGCACTTGCCTGAAAATGGGGGGAAGTGCAGGGGTAACTTTACCGAGAAGCGGCCTTTTTATTGttcttaattaaaataaattgagcTGCGCTTTTTCAGCATTACAAGAAGCGAACCCCAGTGACAAAGCAAAGAAGTAGCAAGACAAATTCGAAATCTCAACGGCTGCGACAAAATGTAAGTCACGCCGCAAGTCAGCGCCCCCGTAACTCCCCCATTTTCTGATTCTGATTGCGATCCCAAACCGATTCCTGGGGCATTCCTGAACGACACATTTGACAAGCAACGGCCGCACTTTGTTTGGCAATGAAACGAAGTATTCAGTTTCAAGGCTGTTGGCCCGACTTTGACTTTGTCTTCGCCCGTCGATTCAGTTCTTCTCAGCCTTTTCTGTTTGGCTTTCCAGGAACAACAGCCAACAACGCCCcgcaaatatttgcatttttcaATTCAAAAACTCTGCGAGGCTCTCGCTAATGCCACTTAAGTGCCCAATTATCGGCTCGGAGTGATTCCAATTCCCATTCTCCAACAGAGCCAACCATATAGCCATCATATCTGCTGTATGTCATCTGTCAGGCTGCGAGGCATTTGCCTGCCTCTGATTTATGCCCCATGATTTTCCACTTTGGCACGCAACAGTTCAGTTTTTCCCATAGTCTACCATAAATTTATTTGCTCAACTGTTTCGCTGgcaaaattcaatttcaattgATTTATAAATCATCAACAGATTTACTGTATTGAGTGAAGTATTTAAATCGTTTGCGAGAATTGATTTTCGAGCTGTTGAGTTAGTTGAGTCTCTTTGCCTGGCATGttattaaacaattaattGTGGACTTGGGCGTGTCCCCGATCTTAACAATTGTGTTGTACATTAATTCCCGCTCTTTTGGCTGCAGGGCATCGATGGTCGAGCTTGACCTCTactcaaaaagaaatactaaaaatatagtATAATATACTGAAGTATGCATGAGTATACCGATCAACGATCTCTCCTTCTAGTTAAGATCTCCCAACTTCCGaatatccaaaaaaaaaacaaagatcGGGACAAAGAAACTTTTActacacactcacacacagaaCCGCACACGCATTTTAATTGTACGCCTTTTatggatttcaatttcaaacaaataaaatgacAGCGGAGCGAAGTCGTAAAACGAAATTATGAACGTCAAGGCACCAAATAAGGCGGATCGAGGGGATCTGAGGGACATGTAGCACAGAAGCGACAACGACTTTCACGAGCTTTtcgcaattaattttttattgttattattattattacttataTTTACAACTCACGGATAGAAGTGTGCCTCTGTGTACGAGTGCATAAATTGATTGGTGAGTGCGCGAATAAAAGCAAAAAGGCGAAAAAACGAGCTTGACCGGAAGTCGGTCGGGATTCATGGGACATTGGGCGGGCCTTAGTTGATTTGCTGTCTATGGAAATCCCGCTTTTCGGGGGGGCAACGAATCATCTCTCTATTACACACAAGCAAGCAAGAGGGCcaggaaaaatattaaaataaacccATAAAGATATTGTCTTTGAagaatattttgatttttttcatACCCTAGGTACCATTTAAAggtaatttattattatctaTGAGTCATCGATCATTTTAGacaattttatgaaaatttacaatattgagtttaaatatatattaaccTTTATAACGCTATATTTAAGAACGATAaagatgttttatttattaaaaccaGAACTCCAAACCGTTTGACTAATAAACAATTAGAAACATGTAATATCTTTTATCTTATGTATCATATATTATGTATTTTCCAATAAAATTTCTTTCTTAACACCTCCCCCAATTAATAATTTCTATCTTCATCTTGCAGGTCTCAAAGTTTTGCCGCTGCTGAATAACCTAAGGTGAGTGTTGAAGTGCAGCGATCAGGAGGACGATCGATAAAAAACCAAAGACGAGACATTTTTAAGCACCTAGATTTGCTGAGGGCGTCGTTGATATTCCGATGCGAGCGTGTGAAGACCGCTTTGGGTGAAAAACCCTGAAAGTCTCCCACAATCAAGCGAATGAGTATCACAAACAGTTTAACGATTGCCGTTTGCCGCTTTTATGCTTTATTCGAATCGGACGCACATTTAATTTGCATGCGACTACATGAGCAGACGACCAACAAGACAAGATCAAGGTATTTGCTGATTTTGAATGGATTTTAATTtgctgctaaaaaaaaaactaaaaaaagcAGAGGATCTGAGGGCGGATCGCTAATGACCGCTCAAGACGCTTGTCAAATATTCGTCAAACTGGAGGAGAAGTCCATTTGAATGCCCCATCGGGTCTTATGCAAATAATTTGCGCCTCATTCGAGTCGACcaattaattcaatatttaatTAGTCAACAATAAATCAATTAGTCGGATCTCTGCGACTCACCCTTCAAAACGGGTTTATTTATGGGCCTCCGATTGACAAATTTGTGGCTCTGTGTCGATGGCTCGGAAACGAGGGAAACTAGCAAATTCAATTAATTTCTAAAATAGTTCAAGCCCAAAAGCGAACAATAACAAACAAGCTGTCCACATTGGCAGATTCCTCAGCTTGTCAGTGCGGAGCAGAGCTGACTAATTGATTGTCCCGGCCCATTTGTCTTGTGGCATTTTTCCATTCTCGAGTGAGGACCCCCTTCGGTTCTattgttattaaaattttaacgcGCACACATCAACGAAGTGCGTAGTTTCTGACgctatttaatttatttggaatttCGAATCGCTTTAAACGTTTTCATTCAGCCACAACGCGCTTTGATTTGAGACCGCCTTCGTGGGGAGCAGACCATTCGGACCATTGAAATTTATTGTAGACTCGACTCAGCGTAGCTTGGAAGCTGCCCAGATGCTTTAAGCTGATTTTAATTGTTCCCCTCATAATGAGTTCTAATCTAATCGAAATCCGTATCTGAGTTGTTTATCATTCCGAGAATGATGGATGTGCGCTAGTATCGAATTACCGTCAAACTCATAAATGtctgccaaaaataaactctAAAGTATCGCATTTCAGGGGGATTATTAGAACCGTGTCAAGAATAGGCATTTTGATTGCTGAAGTATTTTTATGGAGAGTCTGGGAAGCAggaaattgaattgaaaacaATGTTCTTAAGATCATGGTACTTAAACTTTGAAATGGGCGCGTTCTACGCAatggttttaaattgaaatattgATTCTAATTGGTTTTTCTAATAGCTTACCTACTCCTTACCAACTTTTTTTCTCAGCAAAGACAACTACGTTTTAAGCAACTTAcatttttctaaatttaaaatttcagttttgggaaacatatttaaaacatCTTCTTTGTGGTAGTATTTTAAAGATTAATAGAAATTCATTACCAAAACCACAAATTTTGATGCTTTGAACTGATACAAAAGAACGAgttacaaaaatagataatTATCATCACTTCAGTTTTCAATTAATAGtttaaaaatggaaaagtaatttcaatttataaattcaataataaaagTTCTTGAAATCAAGACAAAAGTGCTctcgaatttttttttacaaactaaccgaatttcaaatatatttaaaccTTATTGTGTTATTAGTAGTTTTAAACCACATTTCGGTTTTGAGAAATTATTTTTTCCGAGTGTAAAAAGACAACCAAaatagtaaaataaataaatatccaTTTTTCTTTAAACGGCAGCTTTAACTCCTTCCTCTCGGTTAGTTTTGGCTTCCGTTTAAAGTTTAGTAATTTGACGTTTTGGTTGCCCAATTTCCCTGGCCCTGCAAGTGAGCCCCCGCAACTCGCTACAGACCCGTGACAACTTCCGTGACGGACCAAAATAGAAACTGCTGGCCAAACAACAAAACAGTGGAGAATCACGTGCAAGTGTCCGGGTGTCCAATGTGCCCGATGGATGTTGACGAAGTTGCTCGACAAAATAGAAAAGAGGCCGCCTGGGCTGGGTGCTTCGCAAATACTGCGGGAAACTCCTGCGCGCGCAGCACGTGGCCGCCAAAAACAacaaggactcggatttttgGTCCGAGGCTCCGAGGCTCTCCGTGTGCCGCCAAAAGGCCAAAGCCATAGCTCAAATATGAGTCGTCGTGCCAGGCTGTCTCGTCCTCGTTATTGCCATTCTGGCCGTTCTCTCGTTCGAACCGCAATTCCGCGATTTTGGgaaagcaattaaaaaaaagtgccAGTCGATGTATGGATATCAATTGTCAAAAGGCCAAAAGAGGAGCTGCCAACAAGGACATTGCGCAAGGCTAACGATTTTGCACGCCGCTTAGAAAACATGGTCTGCCTCTAAAAACTGTTTGATTGCCAAGGCTGCGCCAGGCAGGCAACGTGGAGTCGTCAGCATCGCCCTCGCCGCCGCCATCCCTCTCATCGGAGTCCGCCTCCTCGGCGACGTCATCTTCCGTTTCCGCTTCCGGATCCGTGACGCCATCTCCATCGCCGTTGCACCTGCAGCGGCGGGTGACTTTCTGCGGCTCGCTGTCCCGTTACAGCTGCGCCGCCTTGCAACTGGTGCAGAATCTCAAGTGAGTGGGTCAGGGAGGTTCTTTCTCTTATTTTTCCTCTGGCAGCCTCCGGAGGTTACTCAATGTCAGTCGGGGAGTTTGTTGTTATCTATCGATTATGGCCAACGTCAACTACTTGTGGACATTTCCCATTCCCTTGGGGGTCATAAatatatctgtatatatatttattgcaAATACCTCTGCATTAATAAGAAATCAATTAAAAAGCTGCGAGAGTTGTCAACGACATACTAAACAAACAGAAACCTACAAGCTACAAATTGCCAACTGCAACTGGCTTGAATAATTAGTGCGGACTGACAGACGGAATGGCTTGGTTTTCCAGAACTTAACCCTCCAGTAACCAGAGGTACGTTCATCTCATTACAGAAAAGTCGCACAAAGTGTGGGCGATATCATCGTACAATTGGACGTATTCGTGGAGCAGCAGGAATGCGACGAGGCCCAGAGCCTTCAGGCGCCCGATGGCATCAATCTCAACTCGCATCTTGATGTTTTCTACGCAATTCTGCGACAGGTGAGTGCTGAGCCGACAGGTGCAACAGAGCGTATGCATTATTTCGACTTAACTGGCATTGCCACGCGAGTTACGTATACGCAAGGTGGTCATTGAGAATTGACCAAGGCTATGACCATGCGGGTGGATCAAGGACATATGCTAATGATGTCCCctcagaaaatttaattgactAGTACAAACACCAGGAAGTTCCTGGGAAATACAACATTcaggaaatttaaaaatactaacAAATTTAGCTTGtccttaaataatttaaattaaattaaacttgTTTAATGCTTATAAATGAAATTCCCGAACGGAACAGTTTAGAGTAAATTATTTACAAAATGATTTTACtcttaattataaataaatattaaactatTAAATAATGTAAGTAAATACATTTTGGTTAGAATTTTgatcaaatatatttcagttataagaataataatatattttggtattacattttcaaaaaagcCTTTTCTTCTAAACAGTTATATTGCCctataataacttttaattcatatattttatattccttTTTCTACAGGTGGCTGACACGCCGCAGGAAGTGCCATTCCTCAACATTCTGCAGCACCTGCTGCGCATCGATCCCAAGGAGCCGCTCAGCGACATCATCTGGGACACCACAGAGCGTCTGGTCCACCGCGCCACGCTCCTCGAGAGCCACGAGGATTCGGTGCGCCTGCTGCGCACGCCCAGTAGCCAGAAGTTCGCCTGCCAGAGTTGCCGCGGCAGCGATGCCAGCAGCCCCACCCGCAAGCCCTCCCaggcggtgggcgtggcagctaAGACCGCAGCTCCAACGCCGCCGCCACCCCCACCACCGGCGCCCATGGCCCCTGTTGCACCACCGCCCCCGCCTCCGCCGATAAACGGCCCAGCACCGCCACCCCCGCCACCGCCCATGATCAATGGTGGCGCCCTGCCCCCTCCACCGCCTCCGCCCTCGATGCAAATGGCATCGCGACCCAGGACACCGGATCCTTTGGCCGCGGAGTCCGCGGTGGCCACTGCCATATTGCTGCCCCAACAGGACACACCCGCCCCCAAGGCCAAGATGAAGACCATCAACTGGGGCAAGATTCCGCACAACAAGGTCCTGGGCAAGCAGAACATCTGGAGCATCGTGGCCAGCAACCACCAGGACAGCCCGATGCAGGACATCGACTGGAACGAGATGGAGGGACTCTTCTGCCTGCAAACCGCCAGTGCCCAGGGATCACCGAAGCTGGGAAGGGATGGCAACCAAGCCTCCTCCGGTTCCAATGGATGCGACACCCTCGATCGCAAGGCGAAGAAAGAGAGCACAGAGATCACGCTGCTTGACGGGAAGAGGAGTCTGAATGTCAACATATTCCTGAAGCAATTCCGCACCAGCAACGACGACATCATACAGTTGATAAGGCAGGGCGCCCACGAGGAGATCGGGGCGGAGAGACTGAGGGGTCTGCTGAAGATAATGCCCGAGGTGGATGAGCTGGACATGCTCAAGGGTTTCAATGGCGACAAGGGACGACTGGGCAATGCCGAGAAGTTCCTGCTACAGCTGCTCGAGGTTCCCAAGTAAGTAgttatctttataaaaaatatatactctATGATCTTATGAAAATTATCAAATAGATAAGATAATTACAAATATTGTTGTTAGATTTGCTagattaattaaaataagatATTCAATTTGTTCTGTCTAGGATCACAATAATTTCAATCATTAATATTATATCTTCTTTTCTGTAGCTACAAATTGCGCATCGAGAGCATGTTGCTCAAGGAGGAATTCGCAGCGAATGTGGCCTATCTGGAGCCCTGTATTAATGCCATGCTCTACGCTGGCGACGATCTGCTCAACAACAAGACCCTCCAAGAGGTCCTCTACATGGTCGTTGTGGCTGGCAACTTCCTCAACTCCGGCGGCTATGCGGGCAATGCAGCGGGTGTGAAGCTATCCTCACTGCAAAAACTCACAGACATCCGGGCGAATAAGCCCGGAATGAACCTCATACACTTTGTGGCCCTTCAGGCGGAGAAACGCAATCCCGAGTTGCTGCAATTTACGGCTCAACTGAGCACCCTTGAAAGTGCCAGCAAGTAAGTTCCCTCGATAAATTCCTTTAATAATCTCACACTCATCCCATGTATGTTTTGTGTCCTAAAGAACAACTTCAGAGCAGATAAACAATGAAATTAATACGCTCGATGGCAGGATCAGGAGAATAGCCAGGCAGATCGAGCAGCCTGCCACGGATGTAGACATCAAGGAGCAAATGGCCGACTTCCTGCAGGCCGCCGAATCCGAGCTAGCCGTCCTGCAGGCGGGCATGAAGCAGGTGGAGTCCCTGCGGCTCAAATTGTCCGAGTTCTTCTGCGACGACGCGGCCACCTTCCGACTGGAGGAGTGCTTTAAGATCTTCCAGAATTTCTGTGATAAGTTCAAGCAGGCGGTCAAGGAAAACGAACGACGCCaacagcaggagcagcaggccACTTTGAGGAGGAAACAGCGCGAGGAGCAGCTGGCCCGCAGAGCCAGGCAGAGTAAGTGCCTCCTAAGTCCTAGAACAGGATTTcgcatttttataaattcagAATTACGTTTAAGCCACGATTCCGACTTTTCAAGATTTGTTATGGGTTGGTAATTAATTTCTTATTCAATTCACAGTTGGTCAGGCTGGAACACCTGTGTCCGATTCGGAGCACTCCTTCCTAGGCGACGCCCTCTTCGACCCTAGGGCCAGTCCTGCTTTGAGTCGCAGGCACTTGGGATCCGGAGAGATCAGCAATGGTTTCATCCGCCTGGAACAGGACGGTGCCTCTCCGGACATCACCCCCAACGGCAGCCTGAGGCGCCGGCGCAGTCGAGTCCTGGCCGAGGAGGATGACCTCATGGAGTTCCTGCGCAGCTCGACCGGTCCCCACGATGGACACAACAGCCGGGAGCGAAAGGCGGCCTACGGCAGCTTGGATCGCTCGTGGGCTCGTCGAGCCCGCTCAGGAAGTTCCAGCCGAAAGCGACCCGATTTGCTCAACATTGACTTTGGCCTGGATCGCGAGCGGGCCAGCTCACCGGCTCCTCTTCTTCAGCAGCAGGCACAGGAGCGCCTCCAATCTCCGTTGGCCAGTGCAGCCGGCACGCCCACAACGGCAGCGAATACGCCCACGGGCAGTGGATCGGCGATTGCGCAGACGCAGCCCGTCAACGAGGATGCGAAACCAAGGTGAGaggtttttaaaatgttactTCAAATCAGaagaatttaaaaagttttaagtaAAGTAATATCCAAGGCATTCATcgaaaaattataaatgacTACTATCATATTACGTTTATTATATTCTTTCTTAAATTGCCAGTATTCCAGCACCTCAAggaagaatattttttatatacatttttagaactttaaaaataattattatatcaaaaggaattttaaaattttatgcatttaattaacttttaatatgtatctaaaaaaaaattgtcgaAAAGTGTCATATTTAACATCATATCATATTTAATCTTcaaccaattttaaaatattgataGGATAGTTTTAGGGAACTATTTATAGATTTTGAATATTGTTAATAATCatataatgttttttttatttgcagaATATCCCGTGAGTGGCGCCAGAAGATCGAGACCTGGCTGCAATCCAACGAGAGCGACGAGAAGCAGAACGAGGAGTACAGGCGCAAGCGTCGTCTGGTCAACGCCAATAGGCGATCGCTCGAAAACGAAACTGGTAGGATACCCCCTAAAATAGAGCACTCAAAAAACCCCAAGTTCTAACCCCTCTCTCCCACAGAAAACGAACGAAAACTGGACCCCTTGCCGGAGGAGAAGATCCTGCCTTCGACGACGACGGCTACGCCAACGAACACGCCCACGACCACTAATCCCACTAACTCCCATAACAGGCCGGATCAGGATTCCGGGAGGTACCAGCGCGTCTACGCCGACTGGAAGCCCTCGAAGACGCTCGAGCAGACGGACGTGGTGGCCAACCTGCAGGCCATCGCCGATGCCCAGCCCCAGGATGCACTGCGTCAGTACCGCCGCCAGCGGTCGCAGGATCAGCCGGGTCCCATAGCACTCCAATCGATAGCCGAAGAGGATCGCCGCAAGTCACTGATCCAGAAACTGGGCGAAAGGGACATGAGCAACGAGCGGTTGCAGATCTATATTAGAAGATCTTCCAGCAGAGATCTCCAGCCGGCGAAAGCGGAGGAGCCAGTACTGCCACCCAAGTCACCAAAGCCCCAGGTGTCGGATGACACCTTCGCCAGCCTGCTGAGCCATCACAAGAGCCAGAACGAGATGCAGGCCTCCTCCAAAGACGTGGATGCGGATAATATAGAAACGCCGCCGGTGAGCCGACGGGTGATAGCCACGCCCACCACCACAGTGGTCACGGTGAGCATGACAGACAAGCCCAaggcggcggcggaggagAAGATTAGCTCGGCGGAGCAGGATGCCCCGGGTCACTTTGATCGCCATGCCCTGGCCCGTCGCACGCGTCGGTACAAGAGACCCACGGACTACAGCAGTGGCAATGAGGAGTTGCTGACCACCAGCACACCGGAGACGAAGCCATCTCCCTCAAAGCCAGAGCAACCTACACCGGAGAAGTCCAAGCAAAAGGAGCGCACGATCAACAAGCTGGAGAAGGTGGGTCGTCACATAAGCTCCATCAACCAGGAGGACGTGAGGGAGGCCATCCGGAATCTCAAATCGCCCACGGGAACACCCGAGCGACCTTGGAGCCCGCCGCGAGAGATCACGCCCTCCAAACTAAAGCTCACCGCCAGCGGTCACCATGAGCTGAACGACGAGGGCTTCGAGGAGACCCAGAGCCTGGTGTCCGACACTCCGTCCCATGGAAAGGGTGAGAGCACCAACTCCTCCTGCAACGAAGGAGTCAACGAGACTCCAGCCCGTCAGCGTCCGCTGCAGAAGCAGAAGCCCACGACCACCAGCATCACCCAGATGGGCAGTCGCCTGGCCGATCGCCTGCAGCAGGCCAGGTTGAAGGGCTCCGGGTCCCCGGGAGCGACAGCCAGCAAGTCACAAAACCAAATCCCTGCCAACCAAACGGCAACGGTCAAGAGGAGTCTCTCCGCCAGCAGACCGCTGCGCATGCCCAATGGTCAGCCGCTGGCCAGTGCGGCGCCGCTAAGATCCGCATCCGCAGTGAGACGCTCACCGCAGGAGCAACAGGTCCTCGCTGGAGTGGAACGCAGTAGCTCGAGGAACAGTCTACGTTCCTCGCGATCATCCATCAACAGTGGAGCCTCCACACAGACGGTGGTGAGACGCCTCCCTGCCGTCCAGCGAACGGGAGCCACTGTGTCAGTGGACTCCTCGCCCAGCAAGAGGCCACTGGCTGCCCAGAATCTCCGACCTACGCCTGGTCGAGGAGTGCCAgccagcaggagcagcagtaGCGGCTCCAGCGTGGGACCCAGTGTGATACTGGTGCGCAGCAAGATGTCCAACACCGCTCCAAGGTCAAACATCAACGGCAGCACCAGCTTCAAGGAGAATCAGTCCCAATCCCAACCGCAGTCCCAGTCCCAGTCCCGGATGAGCGCCGCTCGCAGCGTGGTGCTGGTGAAGAATGCCCTgaaccagcagcagcaggccaGGATGAATGCCACCTCGAGTCCTCAGCAAAGGAGCAGTAGCAGCAGTCGATCCGTCAGCAGTTTCATGCGACCCACGGCCAGCAGTGCCACCAAGCGCCAGAAGTAGGGGGCACAGGGTTCAGTCCAGACCTCGTCCAAGTTAACGTCCCTAGTTTACACATGTTACAAACGCGAATGCATCCAACTCCAAGCCGTCCATGCGACAATTTCGAATTTCTATGCAGGATCTAAAACACAAATCAACACTCATAAATGTTACAGTTGAAATATTTTGAGATcttatatatacaaatctaAAGAAATCCCTGCACATTCCAACTGAAGGTCCGCGAATCCCTAATACAAAAGACACAAAACTTTCAAActcttaaatatatttgatcacaaaaaaagacaaaaatactAGCATGTACTACTCAACTAAAACTTAGGATAagcataaaaaatgttaaactCGTATTTTCCATATTTAACATATAGTTGTAGGCATTATTCGATTATACGATCACGTTAGGAGACTTTTTTATAGAAGCGCGTTGTTTACAAAGTGTGTAGTTGAAGAAA
Encoded here:
- the LOC119552572 gene encoding formin-J isoform X1, producing the protein MDSRIGLDYIVENRDYIAKLGAALDTQNATVKKQVFELLSALCAYSPDGYARAIETLEFYKNLKKQRYRFKIVINELELSSAAAQPPLEYQAALLAFINCVIISAATLQERIRIRNEFIGLKVLPLLNNLRKVAQSVGDIIVQLDVFVEQQECDEAQSLQAPDGINLNSHLDVFYAILRQVADTPQEVPFLNILQHLLRIDPKEPLSDIIWDTTERLVHRATLLESHEDSVRLLRTPSSQKFACQSCRGSDASSPTRKPSQAVGVAAKTAAPTPPPPPPPAPMAPVAPPPPPPPINGPAPPPPPPPMINGGALPPPPPPPSMQMASRPRTPDPLAAESAVATAILLPQQDTPAPKAKMKTINWGKIPHNKVLGKQNIWSIVASNHQDSPMQDIDWNEMEGLFCLQTASAQGSPKLGRDGNQASSGSNGCDTLDRKAKKESTEITLLDGKRSLNVNIFLKQFRTSNDDIIQLIRQGAHEEIGAERLRGLLKIMPEVDELDMLKGFNGDKGRLGNAEKFLLQLLEVPNYKLRIESMLLKEEFAANVAYLEPCINAMLYAGDDLLNNKTLQEVLYMVVVAGNFLNSGGYAGNAAGVKLSSLQKLTDIRANKPGMNLIHFVALQAEKRNPELLQFTAQLSTLESASKTTSEQINNEINTLDGRIRRIARQIEQPATDVDIKEQMADFLQAAESELAVLQAGMKQVESLRLKLSEFFCDDAATFRLEECFKIFQNFCDKFKQAVKENERRQQQEQQATLRRKQREEQLARRARQIGQAGTPVSDSEHSFLGDALFDPRASPALSRRHLGSGEISNGFIRLEQDGASPDITPNGSLRRRRSRVLAEEDDLMEFLRSSTGPHDGHNSRERKAAYGSLDRSWARRARSGSSSRKRPDLLNIDFGLDRERASSPAPLLQQQAQERLQSPLASAAGTPTTAANTPTGSGSAIAQTQPVNEDAKPRISREWRQKIETWLQSNESDEKQNEEYRRKRRLVNANRRSLENETENERKLDPLPEEKILPSTTTATPTNTPTTTNPTNSHNRPDQDSGRYQRVYADWKPSKTLEQTDVVANLQAIADAQPQDALRQYRRQRSQDQPGPIALQSIAEEDRRKSLIQKLGERDMSNERLQIYIRRSSSRDLQPAKAEEPVLPPKSPKPQVSDDTFASLLSHHKSQNEMQASSKDVDADNIETPPVSRRVIATPTTTVVTVSMTDKPKAAAEEKISSAEQDAPGHFDRHALARRTRRYKRPTDYSSGNEELLTTSTPETKPSPSKPEQPTPEKSKQKERTINKLEKVGRHISSINQEDVREAIRNLKSPTGTPERPWSPPREITPSKLKLTASGHHELNDEGFEETQSLVSDTPSHGKGESTNSSCNEGVNETPARQRPLQKQKPTTTSITQMGSRLADRLQQARLKGSGSPGATASKSQNQIPANQTATVKRSLSASRPLRMPNGQPLASAAPLRSASAVRRSPQEQQVLAGVERSSSRNSLRSSRSSINSGASTQTVVRRLPAVQRTGATVSVDSSPSKRPLAAQNLRPTPGRGVPASRSSSSGSSVGPSVILVRSKMSNTAPRSNINGSTSFKENQSQSQPQSQSQSRMSAARSVVLVKNALNQQQQARMNATSSPQQRSSSSSRSVSSFMRPTASSATKRQK